In the genome of Polynucleobacter sp. TSB-Sco08W16, the window CTGAAATGGATTTCTTGTGCAGGGTGGTTGAAGCAGTTATTAATGAAGGTGCCTCAACTATCAATATCCCAGATACAGTAGGTTATGCAACGCCCGAGTTGTATGGCGAGTTTATTAAAACTCTCCGCACTCGCGTACCAAATTCAGACAAAGCCGTATGGTCAGTGCACTGTCACAACGACTTAGGTATGGCTGTAGCTAACTCATTGGCGGGTGTCAAGATCGGCGGAGCTCGTCAAATTGAGTGCACCATCAATGGCTTGGGTGAGCGTGCTGGCAATACAGCATTAGAAGAAATTGTGATGGCTTTGCGTACCCGCAAAGATTACTTCGATATGGTTTGTGGTATTGATGCTAGCCAAATTGTGCCAGCATCCAAGCTGGTTTCTCAAATCACTGGTTTTGTTGTGCAACCCAATAAGGCCGTAGTGGGTGCGAACGCTTTTGCACATGCCTCTGGAATTCATCAAGATGGTATTTTGAAGAACCGTGAGACCTACGAAATCATGCGTGCAGAAGATGTGGGTTGGTCAACCAATAAAATCGTATTAGGTAAATTGTCCGGTCGTAATGCCTTCAAACAACGTTTGCAAGAATTGGGTATTACGGTAGAGGCCGAGGCTGATTTAAATGATGCCTTTACTCGATTTAAGGCCTTAGCTGATCAAAAAGCAGAGATCTTTGATGAGGACATTATTGCAATCATGTCTGATACTGCCGCAGCTGAAGAGGGCGAGCATTACCATTTCATCTCATTAAGTCAGCATTCAGAAACGGGTGAGCGTCCAAAGTCTCGGGTTACTTTCCGGATGGGTGAGAAAGAGGTTAGCTCTGAAGCTGAAGGCAATGGCCCTGTAGATGCGAGCTTGAATGCCATCGAAGAGATTGCAAAAAGTGGGGCGGAGCAATTACTCTATTCAGTTAACGCCATTACTTCGGGCACCCAATCGCAGGGTGAGGTTACTGTGAGACTGTCTAAGGGTGGTCGGATTGTGAATGGTGTTGGAACCGATCCAGATATCATCGCTGCGTCTGCAAAGGCTTACCTATCAGCATTGAATAAATTACACGACCCAAGCCAAGCAAAACTCAATGCACAAATGACGCCTTAAAAACGTCATTTGTAGCGCATTGCTATTTGTTCAGGGTGCTGTCTTTGTAATACTTGGTGCCCTTGCCGGTGATTTCTGCGGCAAGGCCCGAGTCTGTTAGTTGGTACATTAAAACGCCAGGTGCTACTACAGTTGCGTCTTGGTAAGAAGTGCCATCTTTGTCATATTTCGCAGCAGCCGTTACTTGTCCCCCAAAAGTCCAGCCTGAGTTCACAAAATCATTGAGAGCCGCTTCAGATTGGAAGATGAAGATGTTCTGAAATGATTTAATCCCCAAGCCCAAACCTGCCTGGACTTCAGCCATATTCATATAGGTTGGCTTGGAACTCATCTTATTGATTACTACTCCAGAGCCAGAACCACCGCCGGCTATCAGGATCTTCATGCCAAAGTTGCTGAAGGTGGCATATCCAACCGATTTTTCAATCAGATCTTTTGCCTTTGGTTCTGCTGAATAGAGCTGCTTGAGAATTTGCTCATTCTTTTTAAGGATTTCTTGGCGCTGTTC includes:
- a CDS encoding 2-isopropylmalate synthase produces the protein MSDKVIIFDTTLRDGEQSPGASMTKDEKVRIARQLERLKVDVIEAGFAASSEGDFQAISAVAATIKDSIVCSLARANDKDITRAADALQAANAKRIHAFLATSPLHMAVKLRMSPEEVLEQAKRSIRFARNLASDIEFSAEDGYRSEMDFLCRVVEAVINEGASTINIPDTVGYATPELYGEFIKTLRTRVPNSDKAVWSVHCHNDLGMAVANSLAGVKIGGARQIECTINGLGERAGNTALEEIVMALRTRKDYFDMVCGIDASQIVPASKLVSQITGFVVQPNKAVVGANAFAHASGIHQDGILKNRETYEIMRAEDVGWSTNKIVLGKLSGRNAFKQRLQELGITVEAEADLNDAFTRFKALADQKAEIFDEDIIAIMSDTAAAEEGEHYHFISLSQHSETGERPKSRVTFRMGEKEVSSEAEGNGPVDASLNAIEEIAKSGAEQLLYSVNAITSGTQSQGEVTVRLSKGGRIVNGVGTDPDIIAASAKAYLSALNKLHDPSQAKLNAQMTP